The genomic interval TGTGATAATCCAGTTTTCAGTCTCCCATAGTCATCGTGTCCCAGTGCCTAGTACGAAAACATGGGTGACACCCCAAAAAATTTGCTAATTGAATGAAACAACTGACCCATCTAGAAATAGCATAAATATAGTCTAATTCCCATAATAATTTGTGAGGGAAAATATATTCTATGTCACCTTAAAATGAGATAGAGCCATGTTACATACATTTCTCTCTAGTCAAGGACAGTGCCAATTATGAGTGGAGAGTTTTGCTAAaagtgtgtgtgaatgtgtctTCTTTGGTTTAGGTAGACTCTGATACCTAATCATGAGAGGAAATTAAAACGGCCTGGCACCAATTTGGACTTTTTGTTAAATTTGAAGTAGAAATTAGGTTCTTTCAGATAACTACATTAGTTCTGTTGGTTCTATGATGTGTTGAAGAATGTTCACTGATATAACTATAATTTCAGGgtcatctgtttccttttttcgATGGTGAACTTTTTTTCAGTGTGATTATCCCTTAATTATACTTGGTTTTACTTCATTTGTAGCTATGAGTTTATTTTGCTAGCCTCTGCATGGTACTTTATTTAACCATATAATATGTAAGGACATGTCTATACATGTAAATAATCCAAATATTACTTTGCATTTTAATTGCCTGAGTTTTATGATGCTCAAATACCTTTGTCACAGAAAGTAACTTAAGATAAATTCTATGTAATTctgattttccaaaattattatCTATTTTAGTTAGTAAATCTTTATATGGAATGttgttgaagaaaattaaaaggattaaCTGAAGTTTCCCCTCAGGTATCTACCTCCTTCAGTCCTGGaacatattttctgcttttgagtttaacacattttataaatgctgttttttggggggaaaattacATTGATCCTAAAACCAAGGGCTCTACCTCATCACACATTACCCTAATGTCTATTGATaaatataggttaaaaaaaaaatcaagtccatTAGACATACAGGAACACTCTAAATTGATGAACGAATTATACTTCTGTGGTTGTTCCATGGAATATCTGTGATACTAGGAAACCAAAGATTTGGGAAGAGCAATAAATTCCCCAGTTAAATGCCTCCTTCCTTTAATAAAAGTAGTATCACAATCAGGCTAATGCTGTATGCTTGaaaattccctttaaaaatttctaaatgttttttatttatttttgagagacagagagagacaaagcacgagtgggggaggtcagagagagagggagacacagaatcccaagcaagctccaggctctgagctttcagcacagagcctgacacagggctccaactcatgaaccattagatcatgacctgagctgaagtcagacacttaactgactaagctacccaggcacccctgaaaattcCCTTTAGTAaacttttaataaacttttaagttGCTTATACTGTGGAGGTTAAAAAATTATGAGTGATAAAATAAGCCCTGCTTATATTTTGGAGATCACAAATTACAGGGTAAGGAAATTTCAGACACCTCAGGAAAGTATACTTCTATACTGGTGTATCattttataaacagtaaaaaacaagtttatagggatgcctggctggttaagtcggtagagcatgcgacccttgatcttggggttgtgagtttgagccccactttgagtgggaaaattacttaaaaataaaatcctaggggcgtctgggcggctcagtcggttaagcgtccgacttcggctcaggtcaagatctcgcggtttgtgagttcaagccccgcgttgggctctgtgctgacagcttggagcctggagcctgcttcagattctgtgtctcactctctctctgcccctcccctgctcattctctgtgtctctctgtctcaaaaataaataaaacattttttaaaaaataaaaaattaaaataaataaaaataaaatcctaaaggGACTCCTGGCTGGTTCATTCAgaggagcatccaactcttgatctcagggttgtgagtttgagcaccacattggatgtagagattacttaaataaaacttaaaaaaatgaaatcttaaaaaaaaagtttaactaaAATGTAGCAGTCTCCTGTATCAAGTAGGAcgttttctatagaaaaaaaaggcCAACCTAATTTAcactgatttattatttttttaatatgaaatttattgtcagattggtttccatacaacacccagtgctcatcccaacaggtgccctcctcaatacccatcacccactttctcctccctctcacaccccatcaaccctcagtttattctcagtttttaagagtctcttatggtttggctcccttcctctctaacttttttccccttaaataattagaaaatctgTTATCTTAAAAACCAGGTGTTCTAGAGCAGctctgtccaatagaaatataatgtgagccacagaTGAAAGCCACTTATGTGATATTAAATTATCTAGTGACCAGAGTAAAGTGgcaaaaagaaatatgtgaaattaatttcaataatttGATTTAACTTAATTCAAATGATCATAATCAATGTAATAGttattaatgatatattttacattcttacttTGTACTAAATCTTCAAAACCTGGTACGTATTTTACACtgacagcacatctcaatttggactggCCATATTTCAGATGCTCAATGGCCACATGTAGCTGATGGTTACTGTTTTGGACAGTGCCAGTGCCATTCTTGAAAGTATGGCTCCCTCTAGGCATGATAGAATCATGACCTGGcacaaattgtttttctcttcctaattttggagaatgattatttatattttttctgttattctttcAGCTTTGTCCTTATCTTGTAAACTTCTTAAGTCTCTGCTCATAAGAATTCTGCCAGCAGTAACCAGGGAGCTTCCTTCCTTGTCCACGGTAAGTTCAGAGAGTGGCTTCCTCCAACCAAAGTTTGTCTTTCAATGTGATTGGACCAGTTTAGACCATTTACCTATCCCTGGCTCAATAATAGTCACCTGGGGAATACCCTGAGCCTGTGATTTTCAGTATGAtggggaggaggtgacatttggtaatgtctggaaacatttttgattgtcataactgtgggggtggggtctACTGGCATCTATTgtgtagaagccagggatgctgctaaatatcctaccaTATGCAGACCAGCCCTCTTCCCCACAATAGTTCCATGGCTCAAAATAGTACCATGGTTGAGTAAGCTTATTAAGTCTGTATTCCTAACTAACACTGACAAGGGGAATGAGGTTTACCATTATTGGTTTAGATCTATCAGTATCTATGAATAGGTTTAGCTTCCTGTTTCAGAGGGTGGGCCtctaaactaaaaaaggaaatgttagaagAGAGCAAAGGGCATAGACAACTTAGTCCATATGTACTactttaacaaaataccataaactgagtggcttgtaaacaacagaaatttatttataagttCTGGGGGCTGAGAAATCTGAGATAAAAGTGCCAGCAGATTTGATTGATGTCTGGTGAGGacttcaccctcatgacctaatcacctctccaaagccctacctccaaataccattatacttgggattaggtttcaacatatgaattttgagggaacacaaaTACCGGTTTATAGAGGCCACCAGTAATATCCATGAAAGAGCTGATTATTTGAGGggttataataatatatatttaattccaaCAAAGATTCAAGTggacaataagcacatgaaaagatgctcaacatcactgattgttaggggaatgcaaatcaagacaatgagataccaccttacactcattaggatggctactatcagaaaaacaaaataacaaatgttagtaGGGATGTGAAATATTTGAAACCTttgtgcattgctggtaggaatctaaaatggtatagccactgtggaaaacagtgtggcatttcctcaaaaaattaaaaataggggcacctgcatggctcagtcagttaagcatctgactcttgattttggctcaggtcacgatctcacggtttgtgagttcaagcccctcattgggctctgtactagcaatgtggagcctgcttgagattctctgtctctgtctgtctctgctcctcctctcctcatacattcactctctctctctcaaaataaataaacatttaaaaaaattaaaagtagaattaccttatgatccagcacttccacttctgggcatgtacccaaaagaattgagagcagggtctcaaagagacatttgtaggggtgcctgcatggctcagttggttgagcatctgacctcggctcaggtcatgatctcatggttcatgagttcgagccccacatcaggcttgctgctgtcagccaagagcctgctttggatcctctgtccccctccccccgcccctcctctgttcatgttctctctctcaaaaataaatacaacatttaaaaagggacatttgtacacccatgtttatagcaacataaTTAATAGTAGctaaaacttagaagcaacccaagttgccatcaacagatgaatgaataagtaaaatgtggtctgtacatacaatgtaatgttattcagccttaaaaaggaagcaaatttgggggtgcttgggtggctcagtcaattaagggtctgactcttgattttagctcaggtcatgatctcgtggttcgtgagattgcttacagcagagagcccacttgTGAttatccttctgtctctctctcaacccttccttctcttcctccctctttctctctctctcaaaataaataaataaactttaaaaaaagaggaaggaaatttttACATATGCTACAACACAGATTAACTTTGAGGATATTATTCGgtgtaaaataagccagtcataaatagataaatactagttgattccacttatatgagttATTTAGAGTAGCCAAAATCATAGAAAATAGATGATGttttccaggggctggagagaggggagaatgAAGAGTTAATAGGTAATGGGTATGGGTTTcagttttaaaagttgaaaagtgTTCTGGAGATAGATGGTAGTAATGGTTGTATAagattatgaatgtatttaataccactgaactgtgtacttaaaaatggttaagatgttaaattttatgtgtatattaccacaataaaaaagaaaaaagtatatatgtatttacaaagTGTGGACAGTCATCAAATATAATAATCACATAATTACtggtgatttaaaatttttatcagtattttctacttttgtataATAAAAAAACTTGTTATATTGTAGAATTTACAGTGAGAATGACTTTTgtgatgaaaaattatttttataatggctAATTTCTTgagcaaaaattttttaaggaaaagaagctTCAGTGGTGTATCATCTTCAAAAGGAAATGTCAAGAGGGAAAATTGTGTAGGAATTCTTTTAAGTCgatttgaattttaataaattaaagcaTTTGGTTTAAATTTTTCAGAAAGGCTAATTTCTTATActttgtcaaaaagaaataatgactcGCAGCCTCTGCCTAAAATAAGTCCTggaaataaagcaaatacagtCTCCTGACTTTGAGAAATAACACGAGGTAGATATCGTACCAGGCCTCTGGGTGCCGCTGTCTGCCAGTCCGTAGCTAGAGTGAAACAAAGCAATCCATTGGCATTCTGACCCAGCGATCCCCGCCGACATTTGTGGAATATATCTGGAGTGGACTTCTTACGCCTTCTCTTCCACCATCTTTTCTAAATTTCTGCGTCAGGAACATCAGGATGTTTAATGACCCGGAATGAGGCGCTGCCTTTTCTCTCCATTGTACCTTTGTAATCCGGGAGCAACCATGGCAAGATGTATTAGGATCTGAGAAGCAGCATCgagaagagataagaaagaagTCCCCCACAGGAAAGGCACACCGTGCGCAGTAAGCAGTTTCCCTTACTGTTGTCTTTGTTCAGCCTATTGAAGTATGCATCAGATGTGCTGCGAGATTCTAGAAGAAAAGGCCGGTGGTTTAAAAGTGGGGAATCTGGGCAAAGATGTGACCAGAACTATGGGTGAGTGCCGGGAAGCCTCTTTCCTGCCAGAGAAAGGAGCAGGGAAGAACTGGAGAATGACAGACTAGATCTATCAGATAATGTTAAAGGAAGTCTTTAGGCCCTTGAATCTGAAACCCTCACTGGAAACCCCATGAatgcttttcatataaatttattcATCCTGGATATAAATAATTTatggtttttaatacattttgttttggaaattgtggaaaacatcttaaaatgaGCATAGTTCATTCTTAAACCCCAATATGTTTGGATGCTACAAGTAATTCTCTATGGATTTATCACATTAGTTTCAGTAGCCATTTCCCCAGTCCCCACAAGTAAAAGAGATGACTAGGGCAGGAATGGACCAGAGGAGCAGAACTGCCACCAGTTAGTGGTAGGGAGGGGTAGGAACAGCTCGTGGCAAGATGAGGGAGTTGGATGCTAATGCCAGTGCTGCCATACTGAGCCACAAGAAGTACAGCAGAATCTGCCTACAGGAGAACCTGCCCTCCACCACATGCTCTGCATTCTTCAGGGGGACTCTACTGACCTGGATGACACTGTAAGGTCGAGATCCCCTACACTTACTACAGTCTCATATAGCATATCTACCATCTAAAAGTGACAGTACCATCTTTGATTTTTGGAGTGCAACAGATGCATCATGGAGTAGAAGAGAAGATTGGAGGCAGTTTAAGGGCCCCTTTCAAGATCCTGATTGAAATGGAGGTTGAGAACTACAGTGCTGTGCAGGTGACTTTCAGCTGGGTGTCTAGTCCTATTAAAGGCAAGAACTGTGGTTGCCCAAGCCAAAACAATGGAGAGATGAAAGATACAGAAAGTAGTAAACACACAGTCAAACAATTTACTTCTAAGAATTACTATGCAATTCTTTGTAAGCTACAGACAGATGGAATTCTAAACTGGAAGCAGACCATGAAATACACTGTCACCACCGGAGCCACCAAGGACAAGCTGTCCCTCTCCTCCAGCATAAGCATCACCCTGCATATCACCACCGTCAACAAAAAATGCTTGTTTTCCAGCAGACCTCTTTCTGCAGTCCAGGAGAATGGGAACACCTGCTATAAGTCTCCATCTCACACTTTAATGCTTCTTACCCAGATGTGGGGCCCTGTGCACCTATTTCTTCCTGGCCAGCAACCTGGCACTGTGTGCACTGTAATCCAATGTATCAGTAGGTGCAGAGCATGATGATGTTCACTGCAGGCTCCTTGTGATGGCAAAAATACACAGGCAGTGCTGTGGCAGGAGCTGCAGCCAGAAGTCATGCCCTCTTTGATGTGGCACCATGCTCAGTGCAGCTGGCTACCTGGTCACGAAAGTGACCAGCTGGAGAGCTTTGCCTGACTGTCTATCATATGCTTCAGACCAGCTAATATGACTCTTCAACCTAGGGAGGCACAAGAGTGAGATTAGCACCATGGCACTGTGAGCAACAGAGATGTTGCTCTACAGGGGTTGCTGGTCACTGCATACAATACCAACAGTCATCATGCTGCACCTGGTCTTTGCAGAAGTTGCTGCCAGAACTCAGCAATGGCCTGGCACCAGGTGCCAGGCAGGCAGAGCTACAATTTTACCTGCCTGTGGCCTTGTCCTTGATATCTGTGTTCTTCTCCTCACAGTGACTCTGGCCTTCACCCTGTTTCTGTGGGGCTCCTCCAGCCCTACTTTCAGTCTGGTCTCTGGTCCAAGCCTAGATTTGGAGATGCTTCTACTTCAAGTGAGATTTGCCCTAATTCTACAATCTTTGTGTGGCTTCAGATATTGGAAAGTCTTAATTTCTTGAAGTAAACCCAAGATACATCTTTTAACTGCATAGTCTCTGTGGTGCCTGCAGTGCAACCTTAAATATACATTGGATTCAAATGTTTACCTGTGAgttttaacacttttattttgtaatatccTGTTATAAATCAACCCtgattggtttttttgttgttgttaaataagGAGAAGCTCTGCAAGTTCACTTTCTAGtttctgtgtgtattttaatttctttcactagCTCAGACAGTCCCTTTGGTGAAAAGTTTGTTTCTATTAGTGTATATTCTAAATACTTATATTTTCTGCTAAAAAGTCCTTTCCTTGAAATATTGAAGGAGGTTTGCTGAATCTTTAAGCCTTTGGGTTCCATATACTTGTTTTGAGAAGCTGAGAAACTATAGATTTGGTTACACAGGAATAGATATTCTCTTTCTAAGAACTGCTCTTGTggcctttgtttcctttatttccttattttctgggcCCTTCTCAGTCGTGTTCATGGGTGGACTGCCAGTATCTGGCCAAATTTGTTCCTGAAATGTTAACCTCTAGAATGCAGAAAACATTCTTCCCTAACTTTTGGGTAAATCACTCGGAGCCTCAGACATTTTAATTAGTAACCTTTTACTAATTTTGCAATGAGTAAAAGAAGGAAGGCAATCTAGTTTAAAAATCTTGCTCTTTAAGAAAACCAGCTTCTCTTGGGGGAATATTAAGTGTGATTTTAGGAGAATGCATATTATTTTAATGGCCTgtctaaaaataaagatgtggcCATGTCCTTTTCAGTTTTGAAGAAGAATATCACTACCTCTTATGTCTCTTAAATTTGAAGTCTTAAATTAGATACTCATATGACATTTTCCAGTAAATTCTAAGAGCCCAgtgttattttattcaaaatacattACCTTTGAGTGAattaaagatcttttaaaatctacatAATGCAAACACTtcagaaaagtggaaaaataagGTTAGGGATAAAACACATTCTTTGAAATTCTAAGGTTTCTGATATTGAAAGCACAGTGGAAATGAAATGGGACAgtccaatttttaaatgtctagcTTACatcctaaaagtttatttatgccttggggcaactgggtggcttagtcagctgagggaccatctttggctcaggttgtgatctcaaggttcctgagtttgagccccacattgggctagcAGTTGTGCaagctgctgtcagtgcagagcccgctttagatcctctgttcccccatctctctctctgttcctcccctgctctatctctctctcaaaaataaataaacattaaaagaaaaaaattaaaagtttacttatcCTCCAGTTTTTTTCATCCTCCAGTCAAAAGGCAATTGCTCTTCTGTGTGGCCTGAGAAACTGTCAAATGGTCAAGCTGTAGTAGCATATTGGAGGTATGATTTTGTCACTGTGATATTACATGAATAACACATAGAAAGCAGATAGCTTGGAAATAGGGGGATTCTACTGTATATTGCAATTTAGCAACAGTTAGatgtgattaaataaaaatactactttcTAATTCTCatacatattttgtaaaatgcttaacTATTTCCTTGACAATAAACTAAGACTTAAGGAAAGATAGGTCAGGTTAATGAGAAGGGAATGTTTAAGTATTACCTAGGAGTGTAGTAACTGGTGAGGACTCTGGGCGCCGCTGTTCACcagtctgagagagagaggcagcatgcgcgcgcgcacacactcacacattcccaaagggaaaaaaaataaaaagcttcttagAACCTCCATCACCGCCAGATTGAAAACAACCTCCCTGAAGCTTCCTTGACCCTACTTCTGGACCACTTTCCGCTCTGAAATCTCCTGAAAATTCAGTTAATTTGGGCTTAGAAGAACAGAGAAACAATACCGTTGGTACCAGACTGGGAGAAAACTACGAAAGGAGAGAGCAATGGTGATTCGGGGGAAGCAGCCCAGCTGCAGTGAACTGTTCCTGCTGTGCCTTTTTCTGGGGCTGTTGTTGGAAGCTTGGGCCGGGAAGATCCAATACATGGTGCCagaagagacagacaaagcattcTTTGTGGGCAACATCGCCAAAGACCTGGGGTTACAACCTCAGGAGCTCACGGAGCACAGAGTTCGCATCATCTCCAGAGGTAGGACACAGCTTTTTGCTCTGAATCATCGAAGTGGCAGCTTGGTCACAGCGGGCAGGATAGACCGGGAGGAGCTCTGTGCTCAGAGTGTGCGGTGTCTGGTGAGTTTTAACATCTTGGTAGAGGATAAAATGAAGCTTTACCCTGTTGAAGTGGAAATAATTGATATTAATGACAACACTCCCCAATTTCAGTTAGAGgaagtagaatttaaaatgaatgaaataactACTCCAGGTACCAGGATCCCTCTGCCTTTTGGGCAAGACCTTGATGTTGGTATGAATTCACTGCAGAACTACCAGCTAAGCTCCAACCCTCATTTCTCCCTGGATGTTCAGCAGGGATCTGATGGATCCCGATACCCAGAGATGGTGCTACAGAGTCCCCTGGATAGGGAAGAAGAAGCTGTGCACCACCTCGTCCTCACCGCCTCTGATGGGGGCAACCCAGTCCGTTCAGGAACCCTCCGCATTCATGTTCAGGTGGTAGATGCAAATGACAACCCTCCAGCATTTACTCAAGCACAGTACCACATGAGTGTCCCGGAAAATGTGCCACCGGGCACTCGGCTGCTTACGGTAAAAGCTACTGACCCAGATGAAGGAGCCAATGGGGAAGTAACATACTCATTTCACAATATAGACCAGAAAATAGCCCAGATATTTCAATTGGATTCTGATACAggagaaatatcaaataaagaaTCCCTGGATTTTGAAGAATACAAAATTTATCCAATGGAAATTCAAGCTCAGGATGGTGCAGGCCTCATGGCCAGAGCTAAGGTGCTAGTCAAAGTTCTGGACATAAATGATAATGCCCCAGAGGTAACCATGACATCTGTCACCACTGCAGTCCCAGAAAACTTTCCTCCTGGAACTATCATTGCTCTTATCAGTGTGCATGACCAAGACTCTGGAGACAATGGTGACACTACATGTTCCATTCCTGAAAATCTACCCTTTAAATTAGAAAAGTTAGATGATAATTATTACCATTTAGTGACAGAAAGAACACTGGACAGAGAACTTACCTCCAGGTACAACATCACAGTAACAGCAACAGATAAGGGAATTCCAATTCTATCTACGGAAACCCACATTTCACTGAAAGTGACAGATATCAACGACAACCCCCCTTGTTTTCCCCAGGATTCCTACTCTGTCTTCATTCCGGAAAACAATCCCAGAGGTGCCTCCATCTTCTCCTTGACAGCTCAGGATGCTGACACCAATGAGAATGCACTAGTCACTTACTCCTTGGCAGAGGACACCATTCAGGGGGCGCCTCTATCCTCCTACATTTCCATCAACTCAGACACTGGCATTTTATATGCCCTGCGATCCTTCGATTATGAAGAGTTCCGGGACCTTCATCTGAGAGTGATGGCGTATGACAATGGGGATCCCCGACTCAGCAGCAATGTGTCGCTGAGCCTGTTTGTGCTGGACCAGAACGACAATACGCCAGAAATCCTGTACCCAGCGCTCCCCACCGACGGTTCCACAGGCGTGGAGCTGGCGCCCCGATCCTCAGAGCCCGGATACCTGGTGACCAAGGTGGTGGCGGTGGACAGAGACTC from Panthera uncia isolate 11264 chromosome A1 unlocalized genomic scaffold, Puncia_PCG_1.0 HiC_scaffold_17, whole genome shotgun sequence carries:
- the LOC125934886 gene encoding protocadherin gamma-A1-like produces the protein MVIRGKQPSCSELFLLCLFLGLLLEAWAGKIQYMVPEETDKAFFVGNIAKDLGLQPQELTEHRVRIISRGRTQLFALNHRSGSLVTAGRIDREELCAQSVRCLVSFNILVEDKMKLYPVEVEIIDINDNTPQFQLEEVEFKMNEITTPGTRIPLPFGQDLDVGMNSLQNYQLSSNPHFSLDVQQGSDGSRYPEMVLQSPLDREEEAVHHLVLTASDGGNPVRSGTLRIHVQVVDANDNPPAFTQAQYHMSVPENVPPGTRLLTVKATDPDEGANGEVTYSFHNIDQKIAQIFQLDSDTGEISNKESLDFEEYKIYPMEIQAQDGAGLMARAKVLVKVLDINDNAPEVTMTSVTTAVPENFPPGTIIALISVHDQDSGDNGDTTCSIPENLPFKLEKLDDNYYHLVTERTLDRELTSRYNITVTATDKGIPILSTETHISLKVTDINDNPPCFPQDSYSVFIPENNPRGASIFSLTAQDADTNENALVTYSLAEDTIQGAPLSSYISINSDTGILYALRSFDYEEFRDLHLRVMAYDNGDPRLSSNVSLSLFVLDQNDNTPEILYPALPTDGSTGVELAPRSSEPGYLVTKVVAVDRDSGQNAWLSYRLLKASEPGLFTVGLHSGEVRTARALLDRDALKQSLVVAVQDHGQPPLSATVTLTVAVADNIPAVLADLGSLEPSADPDSSGLTLYLVVAVAVVSCIFLAFVIVLLGLRLRRWHSPLLLQAAGVGLAGVPASHFVGVDGVGAFLQTYSQEVSLRADARESHVIFPQPNYADTLLSQESCGKSEPLLITQDLLEGKKEAFSQVNVL